In Phycisphaeraceae bacterium, a genomic segment contains:
- a CDS encoding tetratricopeptide repeat protein encodes MRNAGSGTARFQRGLARPGVLAVCAVAVISGYGVLVWKIGPTVFPGRFERSIQAPTVAVTVGIAELRAVEAILETVQAAVSAGELSKARTVLVAAVKQFPGDQTLRLALGDLYLNLSRPEDELKKSEKLTDEQREFVRLSYAEYQSALAIGPRTPEIEFTAGNLARELDDLESAALHFSAAMAGDRTVAAYPLHLAQVHLKKQEFENAKAMLVMSIALDADQAVAWGMMAEIALTQGSPRIALEQIARAIALDGRESAYPIIQARAHNRLMEPAEAIRALAGLSRDVRHSGTVLRLAGQSYGLMRQPEQALALYEEALAAGAGGDFQIVYEAAEWAERAGNTARAMQLARQGSMAGHQASERLYARLRSAEDRPERIP; translated from the coding sequence ATGCGAAACGCGGGCAGCGGGACAGCGAGATTTCAACGTGGGCTTGCGAGGCCTGGGGTGCTTGCGGTGTGCGCTGTCGCGGTGATCAGCGGATATGGCGTGCTGGTGTGGAAGATTGGGCCGACGGTGTTTCCGGGTCGGTTCGAGCGATCGATACAGGCGCCAACGGTAGCTGTGACTGTTGGAATTGCGGAACTGCGGGCTGTCGAGGCAATTCTGGAGACAGTTCAGGCGGCGGTGAGTGCTGGGGAGTTGTCCAAAGCGCGGACAGTGCTGGTCGCTGCGGTGAAGCAGTTTCCGGGCGATCAGACTTTGAGGCTCGCACTGGGTGACCTGTATCTGAATCTGAGCCGCCCGGAAGATGAACTCAAGAAGTCGGAGAAGTTGACAGACGAGCAGCGTGAGTTTGTGCGGTTGTCATACGCGGAATATCAGTCGGCGCTGGCGATTGGGCCTCGAACGCCAGAGATCGAGTTCACGGCGGGGAATCTTGCTCGCGAGCTCGATGATCTTGAATCGGCGGCTTTGCACTTTTCGGCGGCCATGGCGGGAGACCGCACGGTTGCGGCGTATCCATTGCATCTTGCGCAGGTGCATCTGAAGAAGCAGGAGTTTGAGAACGCCAAGGCGATGCTGGTGATGTCGATAGCGCTTGATGCGGATCAGGCGGTTGCGTGGGGCATGATGGCGGAGATTGCGCTGACTCAGGGCTCGCCTCGAATAGCGCTCGAGCAGATTGCGCGGGCGATCGCACTCGATGGGCGCGAGTCGGCGTATCCGATCATCCAGGCGCGTGCGCACAATCGATTGATGGAGCCAGCCGAAGCGATTCGGGCATTGGCTGGGCTGTCCAGAGACGTGAGGCACTCTGGAACGGTGCTTCGACTTGCGGGGCAGTCGTATGGGCTGATGCGACAGCCGGAGCAGGCTTTGGCGTTGTATGAGGAAGCACTGGCGGCCGGTGCGGGCGGTGACTTTCAGATCGTCTATGAAGCGGCGGAGTGGGCGGAACGGGCTGGAAACACTGCGCGCGCGATGCAATTGGCACGACAGGGGAGCATGGCGGGTCATCAGGCGTCGGAGCGGTTGTACGCGAGGTTGCGTTCGGCGGAAGATAGGCCTGAGAGAATACCTTGA